The DNA segment TTGATATCATTCACACTATGGTTTGCGATGTCAAAAGATATATCTTTGGTTTGGGTTGGTATGTTTCAGATATTGTGTAGCTCAGTGGAATGTACAAAGTCAAATGACGATAGAGGGGTCAGTTGCTGCCAATGGCCCGATCTGAGTGGGAAGATATGTCGCATGCGAGGCTGCATGCACTTTGTTCTCTGTTTCATGAATTATTCTGACCGCCAAATATACGAATAAGGCCAGCCTTCTATAGAGTAATTTGTTCTCTGAAAGATCATCACACAATTGACAGGAAAAGCCATCTTAGACAGGCCAGCCTTCTATAGAGTAATTTGTTCTCTGAAAGATCAGCACACAATTGACAGGAAAAGCCATCTTAGACATATGTATGGATTTTATTTCAATAGTAAGGATATTGATGCCGCCTAAAGATGCACCAGTATTACAATAATCAAAACCATTTCTTTAGAGAAACAACTGAATAATCTTTGACATCACTATTTAAACAACGGACAACAGTTTGCAATTTCAACCAGTTCAGGTTAAAGATAATAACAGTGATAACTGAGCCTCTTTGAAATCTCTTCGCCcctattttcaacttgaattcataATCCTAAAGAACAGCAAATTCTGATAGGAGTTTGCCACTTAATTCTTCTGAATGCTTACTTTCTGCAGGCTTGCCATGTATGTGAGGTATATTGTCCAAAGGAAAGAGAATGAATTGCATACCAAGGGCTGAAAAGGCAGTGAATTGCATTATTGTATCAGTGGAAGATGTATTTCAAGACTATGCATGATAGTTAAAGTAGACAAGAATATATGTACCTGTAAAAGAACAGGGACAAATTTAAATGTGATGAAATCACAGAAAGGCCAGTACATAAATCCTCTTTTAACCGTAGGAAACATGTCTCTCTTTAACCTGGCAATTATCTCACCCCTGGTTTCACCTGATGTCAAAAACATATCAGAAAAAGAGCAACAACACGTAAGACTGGTATTTCTAATTTGTTTAAAAGAGTCAGATCCACATCGGCTTGTATTAGATTAAATAGTATTGTTAATTTCTTCAGAGATTAATTGAATTTACAAAAGGAATATGAATAGACTGAGAAAAGTTACCATACTGTCGGAGGAAACATCAGCCCAGCAAAAAAGCAGATGTAACTTGATTAAGCATTAAATTGCAAGTTAAAAGCTATAATACAGATAAGCAATTCAAGCTCCAACAACGACGACCTATCAATTTGTCCAGCAACACTAGACAGGATTAGTAGACAACTTATAAAACTGAGACTATTTTGAAACAAAGCAATAGCATCAGGTTTGATTTACATGACCTATATGAAATTAAATTCAAAATTAGTTCTTGGGTTGCTTCAAATATGAAAAGGATTTACCCTGTCACCACAACTTCACAAGTAATTGGCATGATGAACCTTgggacagtgatttaaaaagcgctaggcgtcaaaaggcgccaaggtccaaaaacgcccgaggagcTCACCCGAACGAAGAatagcgctaaaatataaaaatatataatataattaataaatataattatttaaataaaaaatactattaaattaagaaaatcgagtacaaaatcacaataaataaataaatcataatagtatttttttaaaataaaaaatatactactaaataaataaaaattaatagtattaaaatcaaaataatatattattaatttaataaaaaaatactattattagtatactgttaacagtatagtgagaagagtgtgagaagactgaGGCTGTTGAGGCAACGACAACGGTAGGAGGCGACAACCGTAGctagagcgggagcggcgagcgacggcgacAGCGGGAGTAGGAGCGAGAGCTGCGAGCGACAGCGAAAGCGGcgagcaacgattgtggcagcggtgagCAGCGATTGTGTCAATGGCGAGTAGCGATAGTAGCGacgagcaacgacagtggcagcggtggCAAAGAGCAGCGATAGCGGAGAAGAAATCTTGGTGGCAAAATcgtgagtgttagggttggggaagtcggggaaatcgcgagagggagcctgatatcagtgatttagttggttcgattgaaccaactaaagcaccggagaccaaccagacctaaaagtctggttcggtcgcttggtttaacctaggcgttcgcccgaagcgcccgacgcctgggctcgggcgagcgcctcttCGAAGCGAGGcacctggacatgaagcgaggcgctcaggcCTTGCCTCAcctcgctcgagcgcctaggtgagcgcccgagcgcctattgaaatcactgcctTGGAAAAGAAACTTTTGCATCATTTTCCATCAGAGAAAAAATTTACATCTTCTACTTCATAGTTCATATCTATGGGAATGATAAAGCAGCCATATAAGAAGAATAAACATACATGCAATAACACCAATAGTCTTTTTGCAATATTAATGCCTATATTTTCATGATCTGAATATTAGTGCTTTGTTATTCTAATTTGATCTAGTGACATCCCAGGATATAACAAAGGCTAATCCCTGCTTAATCTCTCATGATGCTATGCGTAAGTTTATTAGGAAGAAATTTACCTATATGAAGCTAACTTCATAGTTTGAGGGTGAACCTTGATATAGTGATAAGTTTGTCCCTTTTGCAATCTGGTTGACCAGGGGTTGAGTCATGGAAACCACCTCTTTATTCATAGGGATAAGACTGTGAACATGAACTCTCCCTTAACCCTGAATTGGGGGGAGCTTTGTCTTAACTTTATAATctaatttaacttgttcatccagTTGCTAATTTAAGGTCTGGTTAAATCTTCATCGAAAGCCAAAAACATCCAAAAACACAAAAGGCATATTGGTTTACTACCGGAGTAATTTAGCTATAATTAAGAAGCCAGTTACAAAAAAAAGTTTAGATAAAAAACCATGAGATGTTCACTTCAGCAAAATAAGGATAAATATGAAGACAAAAAATTGTAGCGACAAATCTTTAGATAATATCATGATTAAGCTATTAACAATGATTAGAAAACATGATGATAAAGACAAAGCATAATGTTATGTTGACACTATGTGAAAATAGTGCCAATACCTTGTAGCACTGCATTTACTGAGAAGAATGCAGCAGTCATCAAAGGACCATAAGTAGTTTGACCAAGAAGCATCTTCTTCAAAGTGGTGATCATATCTTGTTTTGGTAGAATTCTTGCAACAAAATTGTACCAGAAATGCAAAGAAGGTCCAAGAATTATCATCCCATAACCAGCCATACGCAGAGTTCTAACCAAATCAAGGTTGTCAGGAGAAGTGAGTGTGGTGATCTGCGAAGTTAGTCAAAAGTTAGGAAAAGTTCTGTGAGATCGACTTGTACTACTTCAATATTGGAATTCAAGAAAATCTGACAACTATAAGACAAACCAAAAAAGAAACCTACTCAGAGAAAATTTGCCATATATACTCTAGTGTTTTTTCATTCTTTTAGAATACCACCGAGTATAGACATAAAAGTAATGTTGTAATTTACAAGACATTTATTAAGTACTGATAAACCATGAAATTAGTTGCAAAAGTCAGATGCTTGAAAATTTTCTATTTGTGTCATCCTTATACATCACTTCTTGCTAATTTTCTAGTAGCTTGCAAATCTTCATGCACCTTTGCACTCTCTCAGCATCCTTATTGCTTTTGGAAAATTTTCCAATCAAGCTTTGCATGTTCATTCCAGTCATACCCAGTTTGATATAGATTAAGGTCTCTTTTTGTGTTCATACTTCCTAAAGAAAACAGGTAAAATTCAGAAAGAGTATCACTAAATAAAATTTGTGGCAAGATTTGGTTCTTCGTCATGCCAAACTTGGTTCATATTCAAGCATGGATGAATATGTTTTATGTGACAATTTATACAAACACCGCCGTACAGCTATCTGCACCCAGAATGGTTGTAAAAAATTTTACTTTTTGTTGATTTTGTTATATGAAAAACTTCCAAAGTCCAACATGGACTACAAAATAAATGAAGGAAAAGTTTATTCCAATTATCAGATCAAACACTCTAATGTTTTGCAGCAACTTTCTCATTAGTGCAATAACCTATGGTACATTGTGCTCTGCTACCACATTAGATAAAATGCAACtgagaaaagaaaagcaaacatttcCAGTGATGTGGCAGAACAATCATCTACGCACCTATATGCCATCCATCCATTATTTCAGTAAGAAGCAACCCAACACTATTCAGGCCTTATTTCTCCATAGACCCTGGGTCAGTTCTAGTCAGAGGTACATCTAATTAAGAACCAAATAATATACCCTTGTTCTGTTATCAAACGTGATTTTTCCTTGTCATTTTCTTATTTCCCATGAAATTTGACCAATAGAAAATTATCACCACATGTAAACTTCAAACAGACTAATGATAGTCAATAGTAAATTTCACCTTGTCAATCAGCACTATGATTCATCAATCCACAAATTTGGCAGCTTTATTTAAGCTGTATATTTCAGAGCATAATTCATGGTATAGTAGCAAAGCTCAAAATAGCTGCAGTCAGGTTAATACTTTGAAGAAGCAACctaaaaaaatcaagtcatgaacttGGAAGAATCCAGCTATATGCACACAGAATTCAAATATCAAAACAGATTTCAGCAACAGAAGATAAAGAAGACACTTCTCGCTTTATGTGCAATTATGGGTTTTAGGCAAGTTTATAGCATCTTAGATGATGATTCTCCTTCGATCTTATCCCCAACTATTGCTACCTCTGGCTTCAAAGGATTCAATACTTTGTTGTCTGACTTTCCTCATAATATCAGTGCTCCATCTCAACATTTTAAATATCAGCAGCACAAAGAATTTTAATATGGTTTTTGGCTGAACAAATAAAAAAGTTAACTAGCTATAGTATGAAATAGTGGGACAGGCACAGCATGGTTGAGAATGAAACCATGGTTAAGCCATAAGAAATAGAATATAATAACcttcttaatattttcttttcttactAGCACTTTTGTTAGTACATAAAGCATGTTTGATAATACAAGTTCTCTTACAAACTTGCCAATTAATTAATGGCAGCCTAGAGATGCATAACTCCTAGACCACATCAAAAGTCTGTCGCCACTTAGCTATACCATTCTTGTTTGATAGCACTATACTGTTCAGAACTTTTCTTCATGAAACTTACATGGATATATCAAATGGTTTTACTTCTTCTGGTTCTTAACAAAATATTacaacgaaacttatgttttcgtttctttttcttttttgatgcTTTCATTTCATACACATTATGAAATTCACATTCAATATAGACTAACTTGCTCCTActtatttagaaaaaaattagtTCTATATTTTGGTTTCAATGCTCTAATTGGAATTTGATCTATTTTGTTATCATTGGTAAAACTAGTGCTAGTGGCAAATTGTACATATACAACGTCAAACATCATCCTGAGTATGGACTAtaattttattcaaaatttatCCACAATTATTGCAGATTGTTAAAAGTTCCTGCTTAAGATATCTCACTCATTGTTTTAACACTAGTAATTGCTACATCATTAATCACATCGACGATCTTTCATCAGATCAATAAAAAGCAAGTCTAAATTAAGCTCTTTTAGCTATAAACTTCTGCTACGTATAAGAATGAGAGATAAGAACCTTCTACTTGTATGTTGCTTAATCTTAAAAATAGAATCCAGACCTTTTCTGAAGCCTTTCTATCACAGAAATACACAAAGGCCTGATCATTATCTACTTTCTTCCAGTGTTTTCTATTAAGTGATAAGCAATCTGTTAACACAGTTGACAACTCATGATCTTCACATGAATGATCTAATGTAAAGACATCAACAAACAAAGGCTTGCATAGTATTCAGCGTCTAAGGCACATAAACCGCTGAAAGAGATAAAAATACACATAAAATAGTCGATCCTTGTTAGCTATTACATAAAGAAACTAGGCCCTAAAATCTTAAGGAGACATATTCTTTGCCAACCCCACCAGCCAATGGAGCCCAATATTAACAACCACTCAGTGCATTGCACTATTCAGTTTCCCCAGGGACATTGATAATAGAAAAACCTAATCTGTAACATGCCGAATCAATTGCAACAAGCAAATCACCAATAAGAAAAAGGCAAAATTTCTGCGAAAACGGATACAAAATGGAGGGCAGGCCGACAAAAGAACCTGAGAGGAGATGTCAGCGGCGGCGAAAATGGCTGCGGCGGTGAGGCTCTTGGTGAGAACCGGGCGCGATTCGATCATGCCTAGGTACCAACCTACGAACCCGTtccgaagaaaagaagaagttgaCGCCGAagaagcagcggcgacggtggaagCGGAGGGATGAGAAAGGAGGAAAGAAACAGTGGGGGAGACCCGCAAGGACGATTTCCTGGGCTTGTATGACAAGGGGTAGGATCGTACGTACGCCCTCGCGTGCGACATTGAGGGCTTGGAGAGGTCGCCTGAGGGCGGAGCCCGAAGATGGTGGACCAGGAGGCGGTGCGCACTCCGGCCGCCGTTGTTTAAGAAGAGGCCGCTCATATCGcttcgccttcttcttctcctcttgctTTCTTTGTTCTGCGGCCTTCGCCAATCTCTACAGTTTCATAGCCTATACGCTCGCCCGCTCGCCTCTTTTTTATCACGGGAAGGCAGGAAGCGAGGCGAGCAAAAAGGAGGAGCGAGTCGCGTGTGGTACGGCCGCCCTGTAACGACCTCGCGAGATCGTGATTGGCGCACGGGAGCTCCGTTTGAGAGGCTTTTGTTACTCCAACGAAGCAGCCCACTAAAAAAACCCAGATGATCCCGACCGTCAATTCTGTTGCCGCACTCAATCCGTATCACTAAGAAGGTATATGGGCCCAGCCCAAGGTGATACGTAACAACAGACCCCAAAAGACTGAGGGTCCAGTATTTTAACCATCGCTATTCGGCTTTCCGGTGAACTGGGCCCGCCTCGGCTCGCGTCACCTTCAAACTCATACTCACACGTGCGAACGGGGTTGGCAAATGGAAAGCAAATGCGTACAAGTGTGAGAGACCCCTTATCACGTGTCGGAATTTTATCTCTAGCACGCCGTCCCTTGTTTCATCCACATCAGATTCGGTGGGTCGCACCACCGACGCGGCTGGGCCGAACCCGACCTGTATCGGCCTTCTGGTCGCGCTCGTGCTCGCCACATCGGCGTCGGCCGACCCTTCCTCGATTTCCTCTCGGCTCCGCTCGTAGAAGCTACGTCCTCCTCGCTTATAGCACGCCCGCTCTCTTTCTGCCCTTTGCCTCTCGCCTCCGTGACGGGCGACATCTCGGTAGAGTTGTAGGCGGTCTAGCCATGTCGAAAGCCCGGGTATACACCGACGTCAACGTCCTCCGGCCCAAGGAGTACTGGGATTACGAGTCGCTCACCGTCCAGTGGGGGTAAGAGCTGGATTATCTGAACCCTAGCGCAGAATTAGCCCTAGGTTATGTTTTCCCTCTTTTGGGCGCTCTCTTTCTTGATCTGGAACCAATTTAGCCGGTTCACGTAGGCGTGCTTCTAGCACGTCTGGCATATCGATTGATGATTTTCCATCATAATCTTCAATCTAGATGTTGCGTGTTCTTTTCTCGTCTGTTGATATTATCTTTTTCGTTGTTCTTGGTTGAATAGGGAGCAATACATGAGTTTAGATGCAAGGAAGGGTTGCAAGAAAAGGAAAACTGGACCTCAAGAGAAAAATTAGGTCTTTTTGGTCAACTGAGGAATAGGAGAGAGGAGCCGACCTGGCCTTCATACAATCCAGGAGATCTCCATCTTGGATACAAGTTGTTTGGTGCGTAATTCATGTGAGATCCTTCACCTGCAATCACAAAGGAGGATAAGAGAAACGCCCTCCATGACAAAGTCAGTGACTGGTGGTGATTGTAGCAGGAAATGTAGGGAAAGAGGTGAAGAACATGGAGGTGAGCAGGAAGAGGAAGGTCCTTTGATCAAGATGGTCAGCTTCCTTTATACCTGTAGGAAGGGTTCCCCTTTATCTCAGAGATTCAATGCCTGCCTGCCCGCATGTGTGTGGGTGAGAGGCAGCCTCTAATGGCATGCCGCCCTTGTCAAATATTGTTTCCTTCAGGTTGAATGGGGAGGTAGTTAGGAGGCATCACAGTCGAGTTGAGCCACTCAGTGATTGTTGGCTATTGGGATGCTCAATTGTGTCTAGTTATTATTGGTTGTCAAAGGGGCCTGTTGCTTTTAGCCATCATCAAGAAAGAAGAGCATATAGGAGACCAAAGGCACCAAAATTTTCCTGGGGTAACTAGTAGTATATCAGATATGTTTATTTCAGATTAGGAGATCATAGGTGGTAATGGATGGTGTCAATCCTGCTTATTAATTGTTCTTCATCATAGATATTTTTGTTGTAAATTGCTTATAAAGTGTTTTATACTTGATACAGGATCACTATGGTTCCTTAAAAATTGTGACCCAAATAACAAAGGTTACTTTGTGAATTGTGGCAATCTATCTTCTTATTCCAAGCATTGGCTATATGTTTGTGGGGCTTATAGAGAAACTAGTTTTGAGTCTGTAGAGAACACAAGGAATCTGACATGGTGGAATAGAATGTCAGCAAATATGACCTAACAGAATAATTTTATGAGCTCCCAAGTCTATTTCTTTTCCATTTCTCAACTAATAACTCTGATAGGAGAATATAAAGAATAAAGAATTAAGATAGAAGTGCTGATATATCAGTTTCTTGGGCAATTCTTATCAAACAAAAATAGTAGACTTCATAAAGCGAGGAATGGTTATAGAAGATTTACTATTGTGATAGCATCaatatattttactatttatctgGAGACTAGCAGGTCTGCTTGACTTTGTGACAATAATATTTACAGAACCACTCATGAAATTTGTTCTGACCTTAGCACAACTCACAATATGAATGGTCTCATGGTGCAGAATTAGTGGTTGCTGGTTCTTGTAAGGTTAACCAAACAATTTGACAGTTCTAGTAACTGACCAAGTTTTAGAAGATCAAAGTCAGATTCTCAATTCAGATTTTTCTTTGCTAATTGAAGCTACTCTGATCATGGAAGATCAAAATTGTTTGGCAACAATACTTTGAAAATTGAAGATACTTCCTTCTAGAGTCAGCTACATGGTTTTGCAGCTTTTTTGTCATCTTCATAGTTCATACATTTGCACACGAACTCATTACTGTGATCGGGGAAAACTTCTAATTGTTTGGGAAATAAATTAATGATCGGGGAAAACTTCTAATTGTTTGGGAAATAAATTAAAGATAATTACATTCAGTGATTATACC comes from the Musa acuminata AAA Group cultivar baxijiao chromosome BXJ1-10, Cavendish_Baxijiao_AAA, whole genome shotgun sequence genome and includes:
- the LOC104000710 gene encoding protein SYM1, with product MSGLFLNNGGRSAHRLLVHHLRAPPSGDLSKPSMSHARAYVRSYPLSYKPRKSSLRVSPTVSFLLSHPSASTVAAASSASTSSFLRNGFVGWYLGMIESRPVLTKSLTAAAIFAAADISSQITTLTSPDNLDLVRTLRMAGYGMIILGPSLHFWYNFVARILPKQDMITTLKKMLLGQTTYGPLMTAAFFSVNAVLQGETRGEIIARLKRDMFPTVKRGFMYWPFCDFITFKFVPVLLQPLVCNSFSFLWTIYLTYMASLQKVSIQKN